A window of Bacteroidota bacterium genomic DNA:
TCATTCAATATTTCTTAACACTTTCTACCATTCATTTAAAGGCTTGTAAAACTTTTTGGCTTCAGGATTTTCCATGTTGACGGGATGAATTTCCACGACAATCTGCTCATTTTTCACATTATTAAGAGCTATTGCCAATTTTCTGATTCCCTCATTCCTGTTGTTTTCTTTAGGTTGAGGTGAAGACTGAAGCGGAACAGGATCCATGATGGTAAATCTTGCTTTTGCAGGTGATTTTATTTCTGCAACAATCTTTTCGGAATCCAATGTAAGGGTAGCGCTCTTCCCATTGCCAGATAAGTTTACTTGTGCCCGGGTATGCAGGAACCAATACAATTTAGCTGGTTTATCAGCTTTTATTTCATCCCGGACAACGACTGTATTTCCTCCGGCAAGAGCAATTCCGCGCTGCACAGATTTTGCAGTGGATGAATAGGCTGGGGTAAGGTCGGCAATAGCCAAAGCAGTATTCCCATTTTCTTTAAATTCAGTAATCTTCGTGGAAGCAAGTGGATCCTGATCGGCATCTTTGCCCGGATTTAGAACAAGCGTATTATGCCCTTCAGCGCGCATCCTGTAATAATTCCAGCGTTGGCCATTGGCGCCTGTAGTAAAGTAACCAGGCATATTATAATTATCAGCACCAAGGTCTACTACAAACCTTTTACCATAAGCATCAAGGATAAAACTGCCCAGGTCCAGGTGACTGTGATTGGCTTTGTTATCGCCAGCCTTGAATCCGACGAACCATGCATTTTTATCATTCCAACTACCACGCATGGTTGCCACTTCAGCTTTTTGGAAATAGGCAGAAAGAGGTATTTCGGAAGCTTTCTGTTTAATAAGTTCTGCAGGGTACCACAAGAGATCAAAGGCATCAGCTGATTCCACCAGTTGCTTCTGGTATTGAGCAGCAGCAGGTTGATGAAATTTATTAGCCATCCAGAAAAGCTGAGAACCTCCCGTAGGTCCATCACCGCCATCGGCATAATTAAATGAACGGTTAAATGGCCCAGTCAGGTAAATCGGGAAAAGCGCGGTCTTTGAAAAACCGTCGATTTTGCTTAGCCCGAAATCCGTGCCAAGAGCAGATTCCAGTCCGGAGAGTATGGCAACATTATACCGGGTAGCATATCCCCAGTAACCAGGACCCTCATTCCAGGCGCCATCAGGCCCGAAATGAACCATTGCGTAAGGGATATTGTGAATCACCTGACGCAAAATATATTCAGCAAGTTTTGGCTCATTATCAGCAATTGCAATTGCTCCTGCACCAATACCGCCATTACATACCAGATTCCAGTTATGGGGCACCCTGATCCACCAGCTGTTTCCATTGATAGCTCTGTCGTCGTATGCCATTAAAGCTCTGCATAAACCTTTTTCTATAATCGCACTTTTGATGATATTACGCTGGTCTACATTCCAGTATTGATATAACCAGTCATAACCAAGAGCAAAAGCATACGTCATTTCGCCCACATCCAGAAAATGCTTCGGATTCCAGTCCGGAAATTTAGAAGCAGCTTCCAACTCTTTCCAGGCCCTTTCAGCATATTTAACATCGCCATTCAACTGGTAAAGAAGCCCAAGAGTTGAAATTCGGTCTAAGACCCTTCGGCTGGTATTCAAAAGCCGCAGGCCATCAGGTATAACATAAATACTTGGTGATTCTCCA
This region includes:
- a CDS encoding heparinase II/III family protein; amino-acid sequence: MKILFTGILSIILFSVALSQEPAVPSMVLPDNLLSTLRKGHPRLNATSADFSELKKQITTDETLKSWYGQILKKGDRILGESPSIYVIPDGLRLLNTSRRVLDRISTLGLLYQLNGDVKYAERAWKELEAASKFPDWNPKHFLDVGEMTYAFALGYDWLYQYWNVDQRNIIKSAIIEKGLCRALMAYDDRAINGNSWWIRVPHNWNLVCNGGIGAGAIAIADNEPKLAEYILRQVIHNIPYAMVHFGPDGAWNEGPGYWGYATRYNVAILSGLESALGTDFGLSKIDGFSKTALFPIYLTGPFNRSFNYADGGDGPTGGSQLFWMANKFHQPAAAQYQKQLVESADAFDLLWYPAELIKQKASEIPLSAYFQKAEVATMRGSWNDKNAWFVGFKAGDNKANHSHLDLGSFILDAYGKRFVVDLGADNYNMPGYFTTGANGQRWNYYRMRAEGHNTLVLNPGKDADQDPLASTKITEFKENGNTALAIADLTPAYSSTAKSVQRGIALAGGNTVVVRDEIKADKPAKLYWFLHTRAQVNLSGNGKSATLTLDSEKIVAEIKSPAKARFTIMDPVPLQSSPQPKENNRNEGIRKLAIALNNVKNEQIVVEIHPVNMENPEAKKFYKPLNEW